A section of the Humulus lupulus chromosome 2, drHumLupu1.1, whole genome shotgun sequence genome encodes:
- the LOC133817094 gene encoding uncharacterized protein At3g27210-like gives MGACASTHRSSDTAMKLRLSFGSKNDKLGIPPSPVKEKPAGGDCLIKDVALKPWSPSPSPLSKTIGDYGSKEEAFFDSQPWLESDCDDDFYSVNGDFTPSRGNTPVHGGFTTGSARVNNKTPFEDRMPGSVTPAPPPTERKKRLLELFQESMRENVEEASNTANGTPEAKQAVGLDIPPPKSGRGTPFVSGANSVCSSEWTPIGEMVIRDEEKPMRSSQCCLPSLISCRSFSDRKKKMSPAIAVNDRP, from the exons ATGGGTGCTTGTGCATCAACCCATAGAAGCTCAGACACAGCCATGAAGCTTAGACTGTCCTTTGGATCCAAAAACGATAAGCTTGGGATCCCACCTTCACCGGTCAAAGAAAAACCAGCTGGTGGTGACTGTCTGATCAAGGATGTTGCTTTGAAACCTTggtctccttctccttctcctttgtccAAGACTATTGGGGATTATG GTAGTAAAGAGGAAGCCTTTTTCGATTCCCAGCCTTGGTTGGAATCTGATTGCGACGATGATTTTTATAGTGTCAATGGTG ATttcaccccatctcgtggtaacACACCAGTCCACGGAGGCTTCACAACAGGTTCTGCTCGAGTTAACAACAAGACCCCATTTGAGGACAGAATGCCAGGCTCGGTAACACCTGCGCCACCACCAACAGAGAGGAAAAAGAGGTTGCTTGAACTTTTCCAAGAGAGCATGAGGGAGAATGTGGAAGAAGCGAGCAACACGGCAAATGGGACGCCTGAGGCAAAGCAAGCCGTTGGTCTTGACATCCCTCCACCAAAATCTGGCCGTGGCACGCCTTTCGTCTCTGGAGCTAACTCTGTGTGTAGTAGTGAATGGACTCCCATTGGAGAAATGGTTATAAGGGATGAGGAGAAACCAATGAGGTCTTCACAATGCTGCCTTCCTAGCTTGATATCTTGCCGTAGCTTTAGTGACAGGAAGAAGAAAATGAGCCCTGCCATTGCTGTAAATGATAGGCCTTGA